A section of the Streptomyces sp. NBC_01591 genome encodes:
- a CDS encoding wax ester/triacylglycerol synthase family O-acyltransferase: MGTELLAPLDLAFWHLESDAHPMHLGALAVFSPAPDPVHGADAETVLELLGTRAAAIPRLRMRVRDVLLPVGGAAWFVDKDFDVHRHIERVRLTEAESRDEDGGFMAGATRLAGELMERPLERGLPPWQMYVIGGAAGGPFAVLVKLHHALADGMRAVAIGAGIFDEIAAGRARVGVPTRRARTVPPRSWMPGPRQVAGLALGRIEDLGRAFGVGASMVRASRLDPRGAPALTASSSGTRRLATADLDLEAVQRIRRAAGGTTNDVLLAIVAGALRRWMQERGEPLPDEDPRALVPVSRRRPGQAAATGNRLSAYLLGLPVGEPDPWQRLGIVRTAMDRNKSAGPLRGAGAVAVLADQLPSLAHRFGAPLAGNAARMLFDVLVTSVPLPRSALSLGGCPLRAVYPMAPLARGQSLAIALSAYGGRVRVGLVADGKALPDLERLARCADDEVAELLTLTAGALSERRPDRA, translated from the coding sequence TTGGGAACTGAGCTGCTGGCACCCCTCGATCTGGCCTTCTGGCACCTCGAATCCGATGCCCATCCGATGCACCTCGGCGCGCTCGCCGTCTTCTCCCCTGCCCCCGACCCGGTGCACGGTGCCGACGCGGAGACCGTGCTCGAACTGCTGGGCACCCGCGCCGCCGCCATCCCCCGGCTGCGGATGCGGGTCAGGGACGTACTGCTGCCCGTCGGCGGTGCGGCCTGGTTCGTGGACAAGGACTTCGACGTCCACCGGCACATCGAGCGGGTGCGGCTGACCGAGGCGGAGTCGCGGGACGAGGACGGCGGATTCATGGCGGGCGCCACCCGGCTCGCCGGTGAACTGATGGAACGGCCGCTCGAACGGGGGCTGCCGCCCTGGCAGATGTACGTGATCGGCGGCGCCGCCGGCGGTCCCTTCGCGGTGCTCGTCAAACTCCACCACGCGCTGGCCGACGGAATGCGCGCGGTCGCCATCGGCGCAGGGATCTTCGACGAGATCGCCGCCGGCCGCGCCCGCGTCGGGGTCCCCACCCGTCGGGCGCGTACCGTCCCGCCCCGCTCGTGGATGCCTGGCCCGCGCCAGGTGGCCGGCCTGGCGCTCGGGCGGATCGAGGATCTCGGGCGGGCGTTCGGCGTCGGTGCCTCCATGGTGCGGGCCAGCCGCCTCGATCCGCGCGGCGCGCCCGCGCTCACCGCGAGCTCCAGCGGCACCCGGCGGCTGGCCACCGCGGACCTGGACCTCGAAGCCGTCCAGCGGATCCGCCGAGCCGCGGGCGGCACGACCAACGACGTCCTGCTCGCGATCGTCGCCGGAGCGCTGCGCCGCTGGATGCAGGAGCGTGGTGAACCGCTGCCCGACGAGGACCCGCGGGCCCTGGTGCCGGTCTCCCGCCGCAGGCCGGGTCAGGCCGCGGCGACCGGGAACAGGCTCTCCGCCTATCTGCTCGGGCTCCCGGTCGGCGAACCCGATCCGTGGCAGCGGCTCGGCATCGTCCGCACCGCCATGGACCGCAACAAGTCCGCGGGCCCCCTGCGCGGCGCCGGTGCGGTCGCCGTACTCGCCGACCAACTGCCGTCGCTGGCCCACCGCTTCGGCGCGCCGCTCGCCGGGAATGCGGCCAGGATGCTCTTCGACGTCCTGGTCACCAGCGTGCCCCTGCCGCGCTCGGCTCTCTCGCTCGGCGGCTGCCCGCTGCGCGCCGTCTACCCGATGGCGCCGCTGGCCCGCGGCCAGTCCCTCGCCATCGCACTGTCCGCGTACGGCGGCCGGGTGCGGGTCGGGCTGGTGGCCGACGGCAAGGCGCTGCCCGATCTGGAGCGGCTGGCGCGCTGCGCCGACGACGAGGTGGCGGAGCTGCTCACGCTTACTGCCGGCGCACTGAGCGAACGCCGCCCCGATCGGGCATAG
- a CDS encoding SpoIIE family protein phosphatase, with the protein MDDRVAGALSLPDDWPAHPDLSLALNRMGSFDWDLDSGLMHMDRPALDVFDLRAEEYDDRPESLGRRVPPDEGVRLDAMVAQALKSGRSNYGAYFRIKRRDGSLRWTHTQGFIRRDTTGRPHRIIGIVRDATQELADSTARRELDLERRRRTSLVDGTTAALAHARTVGDVIEVLKNSQGLAHLGATSLVMGLIEAGRIHLVADGPEDSFVPGTRYTRTDEQYPMSEVVRTLTPRFIESATDFATSYPILWPHISHLGITSAAYLPLIAQARPIGALGLLYSDKDGFTGDERNLLVALGSSIAQSLQRAMLYEQEHDLAEGLQQAMLPRRIPEVPGAQVAVRYRSARLGRDIGGDWYDVIPLPGGRVGAVIGDVQGHDTHAAAVMGQLRIVLRAYAAEGHSPATVMARASVFLHELDTERFATCTYAEVDLTTGVVQLVRAGHVDPLVRGSDGSCSRLPAEGGLPLGLSAEFGRLEYPVSTVELDPGQTLVLFTDGLVELPGADLDEGMQLLAAMVRNGPQDLQRLADRLCEEVDERGGEDDVAVLLLRRKVAHAPQPGGRLQQHVAQSDPEALSSARHMIRAAVRAWGAKARADEVELAADELITNALMHTDGGAIVTIRVLTGPERRLRVDVEDRSSALPRRRDAGEAGVSGRGLMLVDRLADLWGVESRGSGKCVWCEFVIPAHE; encoded by the coding sequence ATGGATGATCGGGTAGCGGGTGCCCTGTCACTCCCGGACGACTGGCCCGCCCACCCGGATCTCAGCCTGGCCCTGAACCGTATGGGCAGCTTCGACTGGGACCTCGACAGCGGCCTCATGCACATGGACCGGCCCGCGCTCGACGTGTTCGACCTGCGGGCGGAGGAGTACGACGACCGGCCGGAGTCGCTCGGGCGCCGGGTGCCGCCGGACGAGGGCGTACGGCTCGACGCCATGGTCGCGCAGGCGCTCAAGAGCGGGCGGAGCAATTACGGGGCGTACTTCAGGATCAAGCGGCGCGACGGCAGCCTCCGCTGGACCCATACCCAGGGCTTCATCCGGCGGGACACGACCGGCCGCCCCCACCGCATCATCGGCATCGTCCGCGACGCGACCCAGGAGCTGGCCGACTCCACCGCCCGCCGCGAGCTGGACCTGGAGCGGCGCCGCCGCACCAGCCTGGTGGACGGCACCACGGCCGCACTGGCCCACGCCCGCACCGTCGGGGACGTCATCGAGGTGCTGAAGAACTCCCAGGGCCTGGCACACCTCGGGGCCACCAGCCTGGTGATGGGGCTGATAGAGGCCGGACGCATCCATCTGGTGGCCGACGGCCCGGAGGACTCGTTCGTGCCCGGCACCCGGTACACCCGGACGGACGAGCAGTACCCGATGAGTGAGGTCGTACGCACGCTCACGCCCCGATTCATCGAATCCGCCACGGACTTCGCCACCTCGTACCCGATTCTGTGGCCCCACATCAGCCACCTCGGCATCACCTCGGCCGCCTATCTGCCGCTGATCGCCCAGGCCCGGCCCATCGGCGCGCTCGGCCTGCTCTACAGCGACAAGGACGGCTTCACCGGCGACGAACGCAATCTGCTGGTCGCGCTCGGCAGCTCCATCGCGCAGAGCCTCCAGCGGGCCATGCTGTACGAGCAGGAGCACGACCTCGCCGAGGGCCTCCAGCAGGCCATGCTGCCGCGCAGGATCCCGGAGGTGCCGGGGGCGCAGGTCGCCGTCCGGTACCGCTCGGCCCGGCTGGGCCGGGACATCGGGGGCGACTGGTACGACGTCATTCCGCTGCCCGGCGGCCGGGTCGGGGCCGTCATCGGGGACGTGCAGGGCCACGACACCCACGCGGCGGCCGTCATGGGGCAGCTGCGCATCGTGCTGCGCGCTTACGCGGCCGAGGGGCACAGCCCCGCCACGGTGATGGCACGGGCCTCCGTCTTCCTGCACGAGCTGGACACGGAGCGCTTCGCGACCTGCACCTACGCCGAGGTGGACCTGACGACCGGAGTGGTGCAGCTGGTCCGGGCCGGCCACGTCGATCCGCTGGTGCGCGGGAGCGACGGCAGCTGCAGCAGGCTTCCCGCGGAGGGCGGGCTGCCGCTGGGGCTCTCGGCCGAGTTCGGGCGGCTCGAGTACCCGGTCAGCACCGTCGAGCTGGACCCCGGCCAGACCCTGGTGCTGTTCACCGACGGTCTCGTGGAGCTGCCGGGCGCAGATCTCGACGAGGGCATGCAGCTGCTGGCCGCCATGGTGCGCAACGGCCCGCAGGACCTCCAGCGGCTGGCCGACCGGCTCTGCGAGGAGGTCGACGAGCGCGGTGGCGAGGACGATGTCGCGGTCCTGCTGCTGCGCCGCAAGGTCGCTCACGCGCCCCAGCCGGGCGGCCGGCTCCAGCAGCATGTCGCGCAGAGCGACCCGGAGGCGCTGAGCTCCGCGCGGCACATGATCCGGGCGGCGGTACGGGCCTGGGGCGCCAAGGCGCGGGCCGACGAGGTCGAGCTGGCCGCCGACGAGCTGATCACCAACGCGCTCATGCACACCGACGGCGGGGCCATCGTCACGATCCGCGTGCTCACCGGACCCGAGCGGCGCCTGCGGGTCGACGTCGAGGACCGCTCCAGCGCGCTGCCCCGGCGCCGGGACGCGGGGGAGGCCGGGGTGTCCGGGCGGGGGTTGATGCTGGTGGACCGGCTGGCGGACCTGTGGGGCGTGGAGTCCCGGGGCAGCGGCAAGTGCGTCTGGTGCGAATTCGTCATCCCGGCACACGAGTGA
- a CDS encoding L-rhamnose mutarotase, which yields MRIALHTKVRADRIEEYEAAHREVPAELTAAIRAAGATSWTIWRSGTDLFHVIDCEDYAALLAELEQLPVNVAWQARMDDLLDVAHDYSADGAEAGLPVAWEL from the coding sequence ATGAGAATCGCCCTGCACACCAAGGTCCGCGCCGACCGCATCGAGGAGTACGAGGCTGCGCACCGCGAAGTCCCGGCGGAGCTCACCGCCGCGATCCGCGCGGCGGGCGCCACGTCCTGGACGATCTGGCGCAGCGGCACCGACCTCTTCCACGTCATCGACTGCGAGGACTACGCCGCACTCCTCGCCGAGCTGGAGCAGCTCCCCGTCAACGTGGCCTGGCAGGCCAGGATGGACGACCTGCTCGACGTGGCGCACGACTACTCGGCCGATGGCGCCGAAGCCGGGCTCCCGGTCGCCTGGGAGCTGTGA
- a CDS encoding aldo/keto reductase: MRRNRLGSSAVEVTELSFGAAAIGNLFTAVEPARATAAVDAAWDEGIRYFDTAPHYGLGLSERRLGEALRDRPRDSYVLSTKVGRLLDPLPADAVAAGGGPDGLSEGFAVPATHRRRWDFSADGVRRSIEDSLERLGLDRIDIAYLHDPDDHAEAAFHEAYPALEKLRAQGVVGAIGAGMNQTAMLTRFLRDTDVDVVLCAGRYTLLDQSALDELLPEAAARGRSVVVGGVFNSGLLADPHPGATYDYTAAPLSLLDRALRIKAVTEGHGVPLRAAALHYPLAHPAVAGVLVGTRSPDEVRDAAALLRHEIPDELWDELRAEGLLTENGH; this comes from the coding sequence ATGCGGCGCAACAGGCTGGGAAGCAGCGCGGTCGAGGTCACCGAGCTGTCCTTCGGGGCGGCCGCCATCGGCAATCTCTTCACCGCCGTCGAACCGGCGCGGGCGACCGCCGCGGTCGACGCCGCCTGGGACGAGGGCATCCGCTACTTCGACACTGCTCCGCACTACGGACTCGGCCTCTCCGAACGACGGCTGGGCGAGGCCCTGCGCGACCGGCCCCGCGACTCGTACGTGCTCTCCACGAAGGTGGGACGGCTGCTCGACCCGCTGCCCGCCGACGCCGTCGCCGCCGGTGGCGGCCCCGACGGCCTCTCCGAGGGCTTCGCCGTACCCGCCACCCACCGCCGCCGCTGGGACTTCAGCGCCGACGGCGTACGCCGCAGCATCGAGGACAGCCTGGAACGGCTGGGCCTCGACCGCATCGACATCGCCTATCTGCACGACCCGGACGACCACGCGGAGGCCGCGTTCCACGAGGCCTACCCGGCACTGGAGAAGCTGCGCGCGCAGGGTGTCGTAGGAGCCATCGGCGCCGGGATGAACCAGACCGCGATGCTGACCCGGTTCCTGCGCGACACCGATGTCGACGTGGTGCTCTGCGCCGGGCGCTACACCCTCCTCGACCAGTCCGCGCTCGACGAGCTGCTGCCCGAGGCGGCCGCCCGCGGCCGCAGCGTGGTCGTCGGAGGGGTCTTCAACTCCGGGCTGCTCGCCGACCCGCACCCCGGCGCCACGTACGACTACACCGCCGCGCCCCTCTCCCTCCTGGACCGGGCCCTGCGCATCAAGGCCGTCACGGAGGGCCACGGCGTCCCGCTGCGGGCCGCCGCCCTCCATTACCCGCTCGCCCACCCGGCCGTCGCCGGAGTGCTCGTGGGCACCCGCTCCCCGGACGAGGTGCGCGACGCCGCCGCCCTGCTCCGCCACGAGATCCCGGACGAGCTCTGGGACGAGCTGCGCGCCGAGGGCCTGCTGACCGAGAACGGACACTGA